A window of Cohnella herbarum contains these coding sequences:
- a CDS encoding response regulator transcription factor, whose amino-acid sequence MYRVLLVDDEIEIRSGLKLKIDWAGHRFEVSGEAQDGREALALLEQHRYDLVLTDIRMPIMSGLELLKQCAENYPRVKVIVLSGYDDFHFVKAALQCGARDYLLKPVVRSELTSILAKLREELDSEREAESRHDTVQHQLSESRTILREQLLMEWIGNDEEERVPELKREAGRLAMDPWMEDDLNMQFINVEYRVPEGRFEQHPEGGGLFRLAFQLLCRETAQQFEWKDSVFAFYYRGYPQMMHFLVSAPDLGEGELRKEALGKQIQSHIHRYLRVEAVVGIGEPFLGASSIRQGFLSAMLAWSQSQSGVVSQIVSSEPSPETFAEIFPDVEKRLSLALENADLESFSGTVEAVVLAGRYPLQGVASFVLRVILLLDQAARRHRLVIPETQEWMFPDTAWHQHRNGASALPYLTGIASQVIEGIRSTRVSGGVSAVEAIRRYIEQSYMNELSLTLLADRFHLNATYLSELFKKQTGTTFSDYLTQVRIGKAAELLRDPQMRLSDIAELVGFANASYLSSVFKKHYGVSPNDYRNHPVAPS is encoded by the coding sequence ATGTATCGCGTGTTATTGGTGGATGACGAGATAGAAATTCGCAGCGGTCTCAAGCTGAAGATCGATTGGGCCGGGCATCGCTTCGAAGTAAGCGGAGAAGCGCAAGACGGCAGGGAAGCGTTGGCGCTGCTGGAGCAACATCGTTACGATCTTGTCCTGACGGATATTCGAATGCCGATCATGAGCGGCTTGGAGCTCTTGAAGCAATGCGCGGAAAATTATCCTCGCGTGAAGGTCATCGTTCTATCCGGTTACGACGATTTTCATTTCGTGAAAGCCGCATTGCAATGCGGAGCGCGGGATTATTTATTGAAGCCGGTCGTTCGAAGCGAATTGACGAGTATTCTCGCTAAGCTAAGGGAGGAACTGGATTCGGAGAGAGAAGCGGAATCCCGGCACGATACGGTTCAACATCAATTATCCGAGAGTCGGACGATTCTAAGGGAACAGCTCTTGATGGAATGGATCGGCAACGACGAAGAGGAGCGAGTACCGGAGCTTAAGAGAGAAGCGGGTAGGCTAGCGATGGATCCGTGGATGGAAGACGACTTGAATATGCAGTTCATTAACGTGGAATATCGCGTACCGGAAGGGAGATTCGAACAACATCCCGAAGGGGGCGGCTTGTTCCGGCTCGCTTTTCAATTGTTGTGCAGAGAGACGGCGCAGCAATTCGAATGGAAGGATTCGGTGTTTGCTTTCTACTATCGCGGTTATCCTCAGATGATGCATTTTCTCGTGTCCGCCCCCGATCTCGGGGAAGGAGAGCTGAGGAAGGAAGCGCTCGGTAAACAAATTCAATCGCATATCCATCGTTATCTCCGAGTCGAAGCCGTAGTCGGGATAGGCGAACCTTTCCTAGGAGCTTCTTCCATCCGTCAAGGTTTCCTGTCGGCGATGCTCGCGTGGAGCCAGAGCCAATCCGGGGTCGTCTCCCAGATCGTATCGTCCGAGCCGTCCCCGGAAACGTTCGCGGAAATATTCCCCGATGTGGAGAAAAGGCTCTCGCTTGCCCTGGAGAACGCCGATCTCGAATCGTTCTCGGGCACGGTCGAGGCTGTCGTTCTGGCGGGCCGATATCCGCTTCAAGGCGTCGCGTCCTTCGTGCTCCGCGTCATTCTGCTCTTGGATCAAGCCGCGCGCCGCCATCGACTGGTTATCCCCGAAACTCAGGAATGGATGTTCCCGGATACGGCATGGCATCAGCATCGGAACGGAGCGTCCGCGCTTCCCTACTTAACGGGAATCGCCTCGCAGGTTATCGAGGGGATCAGGAGCACGAGAGTATCGGGAGGCGTATCCGCGGTCGAAGCGATTCGGCGTTATATCGAGCAGTCTTATATGAACGAGTTGAGTTTGACGCTGCTTGCGGACCGGTTCCATCTGAACGCGACTTACTTATCGGAATTGTTCAAGAAGCAGACCGGGACTACGTTCAGCGATTATCTGACGCAGGTTCGGATCGGCAAGGCCGCGGAATTGCTTCGGGATCCGCAGATGCGGCTGTCCGATATCGCGGAGCTCGTCGGGTTCGCGAACGCGAGCTATTTAAGCAGCGTATTCAAGAAGCATTACGGCGTGAGCCCGAACGATTACCGCAATCATCCCGTAGCTCCCTCCTGA
- a CDS encoding ABC transporter substrate-binding protein, which translates to MKKSLSLLLITALAVSLAACSNNSNSDSGSSPKASSSGASSEPSESVAASSESEAEPVTLTFWRHDYAPEAEAFKKLIASFEEKHPNIKVDFQMIPNDQYETKIRTALAGGNPPDIMALDAPTLASYANSGAIIPLDDYFAKDGNKEDLLKPVIEGLTFNGKMYAAPNNEGTIVMFYNKKMFEEKGIPLPSKNVDEAWTWDQVLDAAKKLNDPAKGIYGWNPTPWGFAGHEGAPYSEMAFLWQAGAEILSPDGTTAKGYLDSPEAKKAMTFWKSLFNTEKVSPKELPQDAFWNGKVAIHVDGPFAFSYQAQSFPNFKLGVDYDVAPLWKDKNMIGTTGSWGMAITSKSEHPDEAWAFVNWVTGVEGSKVWYAETKNLPARQSTFDSFAELKEYPMNIYAEQLSKYGHPRPVTPAYPAISEAIRLLFEDVGLGNADVDESLAKAVKKIEDGLALQKK; encoded by the coding sequence ATGAAAAAGAGTTTGTCGCTTCTGCTCATCACGGCATTGGCCGTTAGTTTGGCCGCTTGTTCCAACAATTCGAATTCCGATTCGGGGTCAAGTCCGAAAGCTAGCTCTTCGGGCGCATCGAGCGAGCCGTCGGAATCCGTCGCAGCATCTTCCGAATCGGAGGCCGAACCCGTTACGCTGACTTTCTGGAGACATGACTACGCCCCGGAAGCCGAAGCGTTCAAGAAGTTGATCGCTTCTTTCGAAGAGAAGCACCCTAACATCAAAGTCGATTTCCAGATGATTCCGAACGACCAGTACGAAACGAAGATCCGTACCGCTTTGGCGGGCGGCAATCCTCCCGACATCATGGCGCTGGATGCTCCGACCTTAGCCTCTTACGCGAATTCGGGAGCGATCATTCCGCTCGACGATTATTTCGCCAAGGACGGCAACAAAGAAGATCTGCTTAAACCGGTTATCGAAGGCTTGACCTTCAACGGCAAGATGTATGCGGCTCCGAATAACGAAGGCACGATCGTAATGTTCTATAACAAGAAGATGTTCGAGGAGAAAGGAATCCCGCTTCCTTCCAAGAACGTGGACGAAGCTTGGACATGGGATCAAGTGCTGGACGCGGCCAAAAAATTGAACGATCCCGCCAAAGGAATCTATGGCTGGAACCCGACTCCATGGGGCTTCGCGGGTCATGAAGGAGCTCCTTATTCCGAGATGGCGTTCTTGTGGCAAGCCGGTGCCGAGATCTTAAGTCCTGACGGCACGACGGCCAAAGGGTATCTGGATTCCCCCGAAGCGAAAAAAGCGATGACGTTCTGGAAGTCGCTCTTCAATACGGAGAAAGTATCTCCGAAGGAACTGCCGCAGGATGCGTTCTGGAACGGCAAAGTGGCGATTCACGTAGACGGTCCGTTCGCCTTCTCCTATCAGGCGCAAAGCTTCCCGAACTTCAAGCTGGGCGTAGATTACGACGTGGCTCCGCTCTGGAAGGACAAGAACATGATCGGGACGACGGGAAGCTGGGGAATGGCGATCACGTCCAAGTCCGAGCACCCGGACGAAGCTTGGGCGTTCGTGAATTGGGTAACGGGCGTCGAGGGATCCAAAGTATGGTACGCGGAAACGAAAAACCTTCCGGCGCGCCAATCGACCTTCGATTCTTTCGCGGAACTGAAGGAATATCCAATGAACATTTACGCCGAACAGCTTTCCAAATACGGTCATCCCCGTCCGGTGACGCCGGCATATCCCGCCATCAGCGAAGCGATTCGCCTATTGTTCGAGGACGTCGGCCTGGGCAACGCCGACGTGGATGAATCGTTAGCCAAAGCCGTCAAGAAAATCGAAGACGGTTTGGCGTTACAGAAGAAATAA
- a CDS encoding carbohydrate ABC transporter permease → MKKLRFAAYDKQESRAAYLFIVPAFILLAVFIFYPMFRALLISFENFNLISARSSFAGFDNYVKLFSDEDFGASLWHSFYFTLVVLPVQTAVSLGLALLVQKKFRGVGFFRTVYFIPVVVSFAIASTVFRLIYNKDYGMLNVVLKGIGLPVLDFLSNPDISMLGIIALCIWRAMGFVMVIFLAGLNNIPESLYEAAHVDGANPMQRFFLITLPLLKRTMAFVVIITTMDALKIFIPIYITTSGGPAGSTSTVVHFIYETAFKQMNMGYAAAAAFLFFFLVLIISIVQLRVFRTDVEY, encoded by the coding sequence TTGAAAAAGTTACGATTCGCCGCCTATGACAAGCAAGAGTCCAGGGCCGCTTACTTGTTTATCGTCCCCGCGTTCATCTTGTTGGCCGTGTTCATTTTCTATCCGATGTTCCGCGCGCTGTTGATCAGCTTCGAGAACTTTAACTTGATCTCGGCCCGTTCTTCCTTCGCGGGCTTCGACAATTACGTCAAGCTGTTCTCCGATGAGGATTTCGGCGCAAGCCTCTGGCATTCGTTCTATTTCACCCTCGTCGTTCTGCCCGTGCAGACGGCTGTCTCGCTGGGGCTGGCTTTGCTCGTGCAGAAGAAGTTTCGGGGTGTCGGGTTTTTCCGAACCGTTTATTTTATTCCGGTCGTCGTGTCCTTCGCGATCGCTTCGACGGTGTTCAGGCTGATCTACAACAAAGACTACGGAATGCTTAACGTCGTGCTCAAGGGGATCGGCTTGCCGGTGCTCGACTTCCTCTCCAATCCGGATATCTCGATGCTGGGCATAATCGCGTTATGCATCTGGCGGGCGATGGGATTCGTGATGGTTATTTTCCTGGCGGGACTGAATAATATCCCCGAATCGTTATACGAGGCGGCCCACGTCGATGGGGCGAATCCGATGCAAAGGTTCTTTCTGATCACGCTGCCGCTTCTCAAACGCACGATGGCGTTCGTAGTCATCATTACGACGATGGATGCGCTGAAAATATTTATTCCGATTTACATTACGACAAGCGGGGGACCGGCGGGTTCTACGAGTACCGTCGTTCATTTCATATACGAAACGGCGTTTAAGCAGATGAATATGGGGTATGCCGCGGCTGCCGCGTTTCTGTTCTTCTTCCTCGTGCTGATCATCTCCATCGTGCAGTTGAGGGTTTTCCGTACCGATGTCGAGTATTAA
- a CDS encoding carbohydrate ABC transporter permease, producing the protein MNRTVIVIVRLAVMIVMAGVALFPIYWMVMSSFRTHEEIFKYTTLSPELFLPVDWTLQNYRDIFLDPSKPFGRFMLNTLFVATIVTALGLIVNAMAAFAFAKMRFPFKKLLLTVFMSSLVIPYEVIMIPQYLLMRDFDWINSYMALIVPQVVWVFGIFMLVQFFSDVPRDILDAARMDGAGWLRIFGKIVLPTAVPAIITLGIMTFLNQWDSFLWPLVVINEEKKQVIQVAISSYQSLRNISWGKILAATSISSVPILIVFLFLQRYYVQGITMSGVKG; encoded by the coding sequence ATGAATCGGACTGTAATCGTCATTGTGCGTTTGGCGGTCATGATCGTAATGGCGGGAGTCGCGTTATTCCCGATCTATTGGATGGTTATGAGCTCGTTCCGAACCCACGAGGAAATTTTCAAATATACGACGCTAAGCCCCGAATTGTTCTTGCCGGTGGATTGGACTTTACAAAACTATAGGGATATTTTCCTTGACCCGAGCAAGCCTTTCGGCAGATTTATGTTGAATACGTTGTTCGTCGCGACGATCGTTACGGCTCTCGGGTTGATCGTTAACGCCATGGCCGCGTTCGCTTTCGCGAAGATGAGATTTCCGTTCAAGAAGTTGTTGCTTACCGTGTTTATGTCGTCTCTGGTCATTCCGTACGAGGTCATCATGATTCCCCAATATTTGCTCATGCGCGACTTCGATTGGATTAACTCCTATATGGCGTTGATCGTTCCGCAGGTCGTATGGGTGTTCGGAATTTTCATGCTCGTGCAGTTTTTCTCGGATGTCCCGCGGGACATTCTGGACGCGGCAAGAATGGATGGCGCCGGATGGCTGCGCATCTTCGGCAAGATCGTGCTTCCTACGGCGGTTCCGGCCATCATTACGCTAGGGATCATGACGTTCCTGAACCAATGGGATTCCTTCCTCTGGCCGTTGGTCGTCATTAATGAAGAGAAGAAACAGGTCATTCAGGTAGCGATCTCGTCCTATCAGTCGTTGCGGAATATTTCATGGGGTAAAATCCTTGCCGCGACGTCGATCAGCTCCGTGCCGATCTTGATCGTGTTTCTGTTCCTGCAGCGTTATTACGTTCAAGGTATTACGATGTCCGGGGTGAAAGGGTGA